The Acidobacteriota bacterium genome has a segment encoding these proteins:
- a CDS encoding alcohol dehydrogenase catalytic domain-containing protein has translation MQALKKQSLTEDGLEFVTDQPEPRVGHSEVKIRVEAASICGTDQSIYQITSKPGMRDEMLTYNGGDVSRYQPIVVGHEFCGEVVEVGEDVPAGIARQGDYVTSEMHIFCGHCQQCRTGRQHICKNIRVKGLHLDGAFAEYVVVPASNVVNLERFGGREVIPPRFGAFLDALGNAVHTVMEGDVEGKTVAILGCGAQGLMATAVARTLGATRIYVTDFSDPRGRFDASRLAARFKTARELGADFCFDTNEEAMPGQKQKLMERARNEHGGGIDVVLEMSGAESAYNDAGAMVKNGGQILLLGIPARPLRSFDFGKYAVWKGVTIRGIFGRRLFETWYAMLDLLATEKSGLKARLEQIISREAVPLSDFERGFELVRNHEAVKLLLTPDRTSK, from the coding sequence ATGCAAGCACTCAAGAAACAGAGCCTCACTGAAGACGGGCTCGAGTTCGTCACTGACCAACCCGAGCCGCGGGTGGGACATTCGGAAGTGAAGATTCGCGTCGAAGCAGCGTCAATCTGCGGCACCGACCAGAGCATTTATCAGATCACATCGAAGCCGGGGATGCGCGATGAGATGCTGACCTACAACGGCGGCGACGTGTCGCGTTATCAGCCAATCGTAGTCGGTCACGAGTTCTGCGGCGAAGTAGTTGAAGTCGGCGAAGACGTTCCGGCCGGAATCGCCAGGCAGGGTGATTATGTCACCAGTGAGATGCACATTTTCTGCGGCCATTGCCAGCAGTGCCGAACTGGCCGCCAGCACATCTGCAAGAACATCCGCGTCAAAGGGCTGCATCTCGACGGCGCGTTCGCCGAGTACGTAGTCGTGCCCGCAAGCAACGTCGTAAACCTCGAACGCTTCGGGGGACGAGAAGTCATCCCGCCGCGCTTTGGAGCTTTTCTTGACGCGCTGGGAAATGCTGTGCACACGGTGATGGAAGGCGACGTCGAAGGGAAGACTGTAGCGATCCTGGGATGCGGCGCTCAGGGACTGATGGCCACCGCAGTCGCGCGAACGCTTGGCGCTACCAGAATATACGTCACCGACTTTTCCGATCCTCGCGGACGCTTCGATGCGAGCCGGCTGGCGGCGCGATTCAAGACCGCGCGCGAGCTTGGCGCTGATTTCTGCTTCGACACCAACGAAGAGGCGATGCCAGGCCAGAAACAAAAGTTGATGGAGCGCGCCCGCAACGAGCACGGTGGCGGCATCGACGTCGTGCTCGAGATGAGCGGAGCCGAATCAGCCTACAACGACGCAGGGGCGATGGTTAAAAACGGCGGACAGATTCTGCTTCTTGGAATTCCCGCGCGCCCGTTGAGGTCTTTTGATTTTGGGAAGTACGCGGTGTGGAAAGGCGTTACGATTCGAGGCATCTTCGGCAGACGGCTGTTCGAGACCTGGTACGCAATGCTGGACTTGTTGGCGACGGAGAAGTCGGGATTGAAGGCAAGACTCGAACAGATCATCTCGCGTGAGGCAGTGCCGCTTTCAGATTTCGAGCGAGGCTTCGAGCTGGTGCGGAACCACGAGGCGGTCAAGCTTCTGCTTACGCCAGACCGGACGAGCAAGTGA
- a CDS encoding glycine C-acetyltransferase — MNPTELYSTLNRELENIKEAKTFKYEVPLESEQGGEVIVEGHRVVMLASNNYLGLANHPRIKAAAHRGIDEWGYGLSSVRFLCGTEPIHIELERRIAQFVGCEAAILHSSCFAANEAFFTALLANDFGQSDYQDVIYSDQLNHASIIDGVRLCRAVAKQTVSRLYRNGDVNHLREMLEEDRGKNYRIKIIASDGVFSMEGLLAPLPELVALANEHNALLFVDESHATGALGKTGRGTIEELGVYGKVDVITGTFGKALGGACGGFIAGRTPLIEFLRQKSRPYTFSNTMPPSVVVASIEAIDLIEKNPSIVEQLRENTDYFRREIVRLGFKIIEGRHPIVPVMLGEAALAQDMSQELLKEGVYIKGLWYPVVPKGEARLRAQISAAHTREDLDRALDAFDKVGKALGVL; from the coding sequence ATGAATCCCACTGAGCTTTACTCAACACTCAATCGCGAACTTGAAAACATCAAAGAGGCAAAGACCTTCAAGTACGAAGTCCCGCTCGAGAGCGAGCAGGGTGGCGAGGTCATCGTTGAAGGCCACCGGGTGGTGATGCTCGCGTCCAACAACTACCTCGGGCTTGCGAATCATCCTCGCATCAAAGCAGCCGCACACCGCGGAATCGACGAGTGGGGCTACGGACTTTCGTCAGTGCGATTCCTTTGCGGGACCGAGCCCATTCATATCGAGCTCGAACGCCGCATAGCGCAGTTTGTCGGTTGCGAAGCGGCGATTCTTCACTCGTCGTGCTTCGCCGCGAACGAAGCCTTCTTCACCGCGCTGCTCGCGAACGATTTCGGGCAGAGCGACTACCAGGACGTCATCTACAGCGATCAGCTCAATCACGCGAGCATCATCGACGGCGTTCGTCTCTGCAGGGCCGTGGCCAAGCAGACGGTGTCGCGCCTTTATCGAAACGGCGATGTGAATCATCTGCGCGAGATGCTCGAAGAGGACCGCGGCAAGAATTATCGCATCAAGATCATCGCGTCCGACGGGGTGTTCTCGATGGAAGGCTTGCTCGCGCCGTTGCCTGAACTTGTTGCACTCGCAAATGAGCATAACGCGCTGCTGTTTGTGGACGAATCTCACGCGACCGGCGCGTTGGGAAAGACCGGTCGCGGCACCATCGAAGAACTTGGCGTGTACGGCAAGGTCGACGTCATCACCGGAACTTTTGGGAAAGCGCTGGGCGGGGCGTGTGGTGGGTTCATCGCGGGACGAACTCCGTTGATCGAATTCCTCCGCCAGAAATCGCGGCCTTACACATTCTCGAACACGATGCCGCCTTCGGTCGTTGTAGCGTCAATTGAAGCGATCGACTTGATCGAGAAGAATCCTTCAATCGTCGAGCAACTCCGCGAGAACACCGACTACTTCCGTCGCGAGATCGTGCGGCTGGGCTTCAAGATCATTGAGGGCCGGCACCCGATTGTACCGGTGATGCTAGGCGAAGCCGCGCTTGCGCAGGACATGAGCCAGGAGTTGTTGAAGGAAGGTGTATACATCAAAGGCCTCTGGTACCCGGTCGTACCCAAAGGCGAAGCTCGCTTGAGGGCACAGATCTCAGCGGCCCACACACGCGAAGATCTCGACCGTGCGCTTGATGCATTTGATAAGGTTGGCAAGGCTCTTGGTGTGCTCTAG
- a CDS encoding Fic family protein yields the protein MDPLNEVREEATRTFDPREADARYKPFPSFAEWLAKSTVDSQRWERYAEAIRKLRATSPDLLPRALEVVKRAAAWDTGAIEGLYPTDRGFTLTVAMEVTAWESLVEQRGANARALFESQLKAYDYVLDFATQEIPIAEAWIRKLHEVVCESQDTYEVQTSIGKQHQPLPKGEYKQNPNHVVQRDGSIHSWSPVDLTPAEMHRLCEELRSEAFNAAHPIIQAAYAHYAFVSVHPFADGNGRVARALASVFTYRAESIPLLILKGDAEYLPALEAADSGDVQRFVDFILEKAIDTIRLTEDSFKAAKAPNLEAALNELTGLYLREKAQTDARDFSDGIATSLFNAFRDRINERLDSVDQPNVVSIGSVLSDYRAPLRIGYRVRENRAGGFALSSADPFRASVQRRFQVEVPNDAKGADNVLIRSLDSDDVFEAAVSELSPEPTVSVRMRLSVWSEKLIAEALNELSTRAAALRNPQE from the coding sequence ATGGATCCGCTAAATGAAGTCCGAGAAGAAGCAACGCGGACGTTTGATCCTCGTGAAGCTGATGCGCGTTACAAGCCGTTTCCGTCGTTCGCGGAATGGTTGGCCAAGTCCACTGTCGACTCGCAGAGGTGGGAGCGCTACGCCGAGGCTATTCGTAAGCTGCGAGCCACCTCACCTGATCTTCTCCCGCGCGCGCTTGAGGTGGTTAAGAGGGCTGCCGCTTGGGACACAGGGGCCATCGAAGGGCTTTACCCAACTGATCGGGGATTCACGTTGACTGTGGCAATGGAAGTAACTGCCTGGGAGAGCCTGGTCGAGCAGAGAGGAGCCAACGCGCGCGCGTTGTTTGAATCGCAACTGAAGGCGTATGACTACGTTTTGGATTTCGCAACGCAAGAGATCCCCATCGCGGAGGCCTGGATTCGTAAACTTCACGAAGTGGTATGCGAGTCGCAGGATACGTATGAAGTCCAAACATCAATCGGTAAACAGCACCAGCCGTTGCCTAAGGGGGAATACAAACAGAATCCAAACCATGTCGTGCAGCGTGACGGCTCGATCCACTCATGGTCACCGGTCGACCTCACGCCAGCGGAGATGCACAGGCTCTGCGAAGAGCTTCGCAGTGAGGCGTTCAATGCGGCGCACCCAATCATCCAGGCGGCTTACGCACACTATGCGTTCGTTTCAGTGCACCCGTTTGCCGATGGCAATGGAAGAGTCGCGAGGGCGCTAGCGTCAGTGTTCACGTACCGAGCAGAGTCAATCCCATTGTTGATTCTAAAGGGTGATGCCGAGTACCTGCCTGCCTTGGAGGCTGCTGACAGCGGTGACGTCCAAAGATTCGTGGACTTCATTCTTGAAAAGGCGATAGACACCATTCGGCTCACCGAGGATAGCTTCAAAGCTGCCAAGGCGCCGAATTTGGAAGCAGCGCTGAATGAGCTCACCGGCCTGTATTTGAGAGAGAAAGCGCAAACCGACGCTCGAGACTTTTCCGATGGTATTGCAACCAGCCTGTTCAACGCCTTCAGGGACAGGATAAATGAGAGATTGGACTCGGTTGATCAGCCAAACGTGGTCTCGATCGGAAGCGTGCTGTCCGACTACCGCGCGCCACTTCGAATAGGCTATCGCGTGCGGGAAAACAGAGCAGGGGGGTTCGCACTCTCGTCTGCGGATCCATTCCGCGCGTCGGTTCAACGCAGATTCCAGGTCGAGGTGCCGAACGACGCTAAAGGCGCAGATAACGTATTGATCCGAAGCCTTGATTCCGACGACGTTTTTGAAGCCGCGGTCTCAGAGTTGTCACCTGAGCCAACCGTCTCAGTTCGCATGCGACTCTCGGTTTGGAGCGAAAAGCTGATCGCGGAAGCGCTGAATGAGTTATCCACTCGCGCCGCAGCCTTACGCAATCCACAAGAGTAA
- a CDS encoding tetratricopeptide repeat protein produces MKPNYSRGIFAVLILTMLAASNALASRVSEGNKRIEFTTSSREAKDYVTQIVNRIETFQFGPDVNTLAKKSVEADPKFAFGYYLLATTSATPDEVKQNSEKAVELAKNASDGERRYIEAVLLTRAQKLSEALTIFLDLAKQYPDERMVQMLLGQVYTNLGRLDEAKAAFERALRIDGSTPRVYTFLGNIELLKGNSAKAREMFNASLAKQVKGSAPFGPNYGLALAYIYQGDIKSAVKTLEGYVADYQASTQQQNFPAVLIWNSIARLHLEFGKAEDAIKAYAKGYDTIPGSTLDETQKKIWLGRLHHGKARALAKMGKREEAWKEAELIKKMIEDGGKEGEQFWPSYHYLAGYLRLEAGDYAKAVEELKQTDLTDPFHKLLLGALMRRPATPPMLRSSTKRLPNTISSR; encoded by the coding sequence ATGAAACCCAACTACTCGCGCGGCATCTTTGCCGTTCTGATTCTCACTATGCTCGCCGCCTCGAATGCTCTCGCGTCGAGAGTATCTGAAGGCAACAAGAGGATCGAGTTCACAACCAGTTCAAGAGAAGCGAAAGACTACGTTACGCAGATCGTCAACCGGATCGAGACGTTTCAATTCGGGCCTGACGTGAACACGCTTGCAAAGAAATCGGTCGAGGCCGATCCCAAATTCGCGTTTGGCTACTATCTGCTTGCCACGACCAGTGCTACGCCCGACGAGGTGAAGCAAAACAGCGAAAAGGCGGTCGAGCTTGCAAAGAACGCTTCGGACGGCGAGCGCCGGTACATCGAGGCCGTGCTGCTCACTCGCGCTCAGAAGCTGAGTGAAGCGCTTACGATCTTCCTCGACCTCGCGAAGCAATACCCCGACGAGCGAATGGTCCAGATGCTGCTCGGTCAGGTGTACACCAATCTTGGAAGGCTCGACGAAGCGAAGGCGGCTTTCGAGAGAGCGCTCAGAATCGATGGCAGCACGCCGCGCGTTTACACGTTCCTCGGCAACATTGAACTGCTGAAGGGCAACTCCGCCAAGGCCCGCGAGATGTTCAACGCCTCGCTGGCCAAGCAGGTGAAAGGCAGCGCGCCGTTCGGTCCCAACTACGGGCTCGCGCTCGCGTACATCTATCAGGGCGACATCAAGTCAGCGGTTAAGACGCTCGAAGGTTACGTCGCGGATTACCAGGCCTCGACGCAACAGCAAAACTTCCCCGCGGTGCTCATCTGGAATTCAATCGCGCGATTGCATTTGGAGTTCGGCAAGGCCGAGGATGCGATCAAGGCTTACGCGAAAGGCTACGACACGATACCGGGCAGCACACTTGACGAGACGCAGAAGAAGATCTGGCTGGGCCGGCTTCATCACGGCAAGGCTCGCGCACTGGCGAAGATGGGCAAGCGCGAAGAAGCCTGGAAAGAAGCCGAGCTGATAAAGAAGATGATCGAAGACGGCGGCAAAGAGGGCGAGCAGTTCTGGCCGTCGTACCATTATCTGGCCGGTTACTTGAGGCTCGAAGCAGGAGACTATGCTAAAGCGGTCGAAGAGCTCAAGCAGACCGACCTTACTGATCCGTTCCACAAGCTCTTGCTGGGCGCGCTTATGAGAAGACCGGCGACGCCGCCAATGCTCAGAAGCTCTACAAAGAGATTACCGAATACAATCAGCTCACGTTAG
- a CDS encoding sigma-70 family RNA polymerase sigma factor: MYKIDSNGLLLVAQQTQPAARAPVTEISEEALLLKAVRHGEHEAFAKLYSLYAPMVHGILLARVPWSEVDDLVQDVFLITLKKLDTLRDDRAFGGWLAMIARNRAMDFHRRKRETEELNEDLATQNRSESDREAANVLGQICGLPEAYRETLVLRLVEGMTGPEIADRTGLTPASVRVNLHRGMKLLREKLGMEKQL, encoded by the coding sequence ATGTACAAGATTGATAGTAACGGCCTACTCCTCGTGGCTCAACAAACTCAGCCAGCGGCCCGGGCTCCCGTGACGGAAATCTCGGAAGAAGCCTTGTTGCTGAAGGCTGTGCGTCACGGTGAGCATGAGGCGTTCGCCAAACTGTACAGCCTCTACGCGCCGATGGTGCACGGGATACTGCTGGCTCGCGTGCCGTGGAGCGAGGTCGATGATCTTGTGCAAGACGTCTTCCTCATCACTCTCAAGAAGCTCGATACGCTACGCGACGACCGAGCCTTCGGAGGCTGGCTGGCGATGATTGCGCGCAACCGCGCTATGGATTTCCACCGGCGAAAACGTGAGACCGAAGAGTTGAACGAAGACCTCGCAACGCAAAACCGCTCCGAATCGGACCGCGAAGCCGCTAACGTGCTCGGACAGATCTGCGGGCTACCGGAAGCTTACCGCGAGACACTGGTCTTGAGACTGGTTGAAGGAATGACCGGACCTGAAATCGCGGACCGCACCGGTCTTACTCCGGCCTCAGTCCGAGTGAATCTACACCGCGGCATGAAGCTGCTCCGTGAAAAGTTGGGAATGGAGAAGCAACTATGA
- a CDS encoding HEAT repeat domain-containing protein, whose translation MIRIITVPNLAGLRPSRLIPLLIIALSLSSLLVLPRNSSAARYTQELEKLNRLVQTSNASDAEMKIFREGRDLIGDESWEKAATKFREYISRYPKGKDTDAALYWLAFALKKQEKYQEADRSLERLINEYPRSKWKDDASSMRIELASALPNRQTPGSLDNYDEETKIVALQSIFQGNPERGAAIAADLLKRDSRASKRVKEAAVSLLGQHHTKAGSDLLLGIVRNETDAHLRKSAIFWLGQTNDEGVLDLLKELATSSTDTEVNKAAVFAISQHGSARAGALLSELARSATSRRVREEAIFWLGQRGGEAVDGELIKIFESDPDAQIRKKVVFALSQRGTAQARTKLSEIARSGADPEIRKEAIFWLGQRGDEQNADELIKIYDADTDVEIRKKVIFSMSQMNNARAKSKLMDIARSGDSSALRGEAVFWIGQTGGDQGADLLIQLYDTEKNDEVKKKLIFSLGQTGKKRALQKLMTIAKGDSSVQARKEAIFWLGQSRDPDALKFLEDVLK comes from the coding sequence ATGATTCGCATTATTACCGTTCCAAATCTAGCCGGGCTGAGACCATCTCGTTTGATCCCGCTTCTTATCATCGCGCTCAGCTTGAGCAGTCTGCTCGTGCTGCCCCGCAACAGCAGCGCCGCTCGCTACACACAGGAGCTGGAGAAGCTCAACAGGCTGGTTCAAACGTCCAACGCCTCGGACGCCGAGATGAAGATCTTCCGCGAAGGGCGAGACCTCATTGGCGATGAATCCTGGGAGAAGGCCGCGACGAAGTTCCGCGAATACATCAGCAGATATCCGAAGGGCAAGGATACCGACGCCGCGCTCTACTGGCTCGCTTTCGCCTTGAAGAAGCAAGAGAAGTATCAGGAAGCGGATCGCTCTCTTGAGAGGCTGATCAACGAGTACCCAAGATCGAAATGGAAAGACGACGCAAGCTCGATGCGAATCGAGCTCGCTTCGGCGCTACCCAATAGGCAGACTCCGGGCAGTCTGGACAACTACGACGAGGAGACCAAGATCGTAGCGCTGCAAAGTATTTTCCAGGGTAATCCCGAGCGAGGCGCTGCCATCGCCGCCGATCTCTTGAAGCGCGACTCCAGAGCCAGCAAGCGCGTGAAGGAGGCGGCAGTCAGCCTGCTGGGCCAGCATCACACCAAGGCCGGTTCAGACTTGCTGCTCGGGATCGTCCGTAATGAAACAGACGCGCATCTCCGCAAGTCTGCGATCTTCTGGCTGGGACAGACTAACGACGAAGGCGTGCTCGACCTGCTCAAGGAGCTGGCGACAAGTTCTACAGACACTGAAGTGAACAAAGCGGCGGTGTTCGCGATATCCCAGCACGGAAGCGCGCGAGCCGGCGCGCTTCTGAGCGAGCTTGCTCGTAGCGCAACGTCACGCAGAGTGCGCGAGGAAGCGATCTTCTGGCTGGGCCAACGCGGAGGCGAAGCGGTTGACGGCGAGCTGATCAAGATTTTCGAGTCCGATCCCGACGCGCAGATTCGAAAGAAGGTTGTGTTCGCGCTCTCGCAACGCGGCACAGCGCAAGCCCGAACCAAGCTCAGCGAGATCGCTCGCTCCGGCGCCGATCCCGAAATCCGCAAGGAAGCGATCTTCTGGCTCGGGCAGCGAGGCGACGAACAAAACGCCGACGAGTTGATCAAGATCTATGACGCCGACACCGACGTCGAGATTCGCAAGAAGGTCATCTTCTCAATGTCACAGATGAACAACGCGCGCGCCAAGTCGAAGCTCATGGACATCGCGCGCAGCGGAGACAGTTCCGCGCTACGAGGCGAGGCGGTGTTCTGGATCGGGCAGACCGGCGGCGATCAGGGCGCTGATCTACTGATCCAGTTGTATGACACCGAAAAGAACGACGAAGTCAAAAAGAAACTCATCTTCTCGCTCGGGCAAACCGGCAAGAAGCGCGCATTGCAGAAGCTGATGACCATCGCCAAGGGCGATTCTTCGGTTCAGGCGCGCAAGGAAGCGATTTTCTGGCTGGGTCAGAGCCGCGACCCTGATGCGTTGAAGTTTCTTGAAGATGTTCTGAAGTAG
- a CDS encoding HEAT repeat domain-containing protein, whose protein sequence is MLKTICMLTLLIGTVLMSTGSSRAQREGFIPVEGTNLRSKIDLALRQGRAKQTRFWTAYSFDVRPGVAVDVEIRDGHGSTTIFSGTSVSVGSNIETRNLGVFALHESSDGSIARVEVYNLDRSREYSGYPVYWLGRAANEESLSLLRGLVESNQIGDAPRNSIVAIALHDDPRVGGMLEDFVRQSKVEKVRTSAVFWLGQIPGHNPFLVDLVRNQQESTKLRKEAAFAIGVSKEPGAIAALEALYPTVGDREVKRQIIFAASINNSDTKSTSANRNNDEGINFLIKVAESDPDRELRKQALFWLGQTAGKRGLEVLGNVVEKSDDDTEVQKQAVFAISQRPKDEAIPLLIKIAKTHPKPAVRKQAMFWLGQTGDERALEFFKEILAK, encoded by the coding sequence ATGCTCAAGACAATTTGCATGCTCACTTTGTTGATTGGAACGGTGCTGATGAGCACTGGCAGCTCGCGGGCTCAACGCGAAGGCTTTATACCCGTAGAAGGAACGAACCTGAGATCAAAGATAGACCTTGCCCTAAGACAGGGCCGCGCCAAGCAAACGCGCTTCTGGACAGCTTATTCGTTTGACGTGAGGCCCGGAGTTGCGGTCGACGTTGAAATTCGCGACGGCCACGGAAGCACTACCATATTCAGCGGCACGAGCGTTTCGGTGGGCTCGAACATTGAAACACGCAACCTGGGTGTCTTCGCGCTTCACGAATCGAGCGACGGTTCGATCGCGAGGGTCGAGGTCTACAATCTGGACCGCAGTCGCGAGTACAGCGGCTACCCCGTTTACTGGCTCGGCCGCGCCGCAAATGAAGAGAGCTTGAGTTTGCTCAGAGGCCTTGTCGAATCAAATCAAATCGGCGATGCCCCCAGGAATTCGATCGTAGCCATCGCGCTACACGACGATCCGCGGGTCGGCGGCATGCTTGAAGATTTCGTTCGCCAGTCCAAGGTAGAGAAGGTCCGCACGAGCGCGGTTTTCTGGCTCGGTCAAATCCCGGGTCACAATCCCTTTCTGGTTGACCTGGTCCGCAACCAACAAGAGAGCACCAAGCTTCGCAAAGAGGCGGCCTTCGCCATCGGCGTCAGCAAAGAGCCAGGCGCGATTGCGGCTCTAGAAGCGCTTTATCCAACGGTCGGCGACCGCGAGGTCAAGAGGCAAATCATCTTTGCCGCTTCGATAAACAACAGCGACACAAAATCCACTTCAGCAAACAGGAACAATGATGAAGGAATCAACTTCCTGATCAAGGTTGCAGAAAGCGACCCCGACCGCGAACTGAGAAAGCAAGCTCTCTTCTGGCTCGGTCAAACAGCGGGCAAGCGCGGACTCGAGGTGTTGGGGAACGTGGTCGAGAAATCCGACGACGACACAGAAGTGCAAAAGCAAGCCGTGTTCGCCATAAGCCAGAGGCCGAAGGACGAAGCGATACCTCTTCTAATCAAGATCGCAAAGACCCATCCCAAACCCGCCGTGCGCAAGCAAGCGATGTTCTGGCTCGGG